From Sporosarcina sp. Marseille-Q4943, the proteins below share one genomic window:
- a CDS encoding S9 family peptidase: MIHFAKPTVEQFFRTYTITNFAVNKDETKLIFNSNLNGKMNLWAMDLPGSYPYLFAHRDESCNFIKFDSDNRYVLAGYDNNGDENYQIYAIPFEGGLPQPLITGEADEKYYFSHLSDDGNRIYYVTSVDNPSFLNTHMHNLESGIDTLLNLGETSPTELAAVSDDETAFVYSQAYANTYVVSFVKVGEETFHLTPDPKKVHVAYDPVFTDDNTILFVTDYESDQTYIAKFDVATKSFSKVLEVEGESVRTIKWNKETGDIHFLTIKGVVDKYYRTDVNGGKLEECSLPVDVVDQIRIAKSGNVYILGRSATVPHNIYKSEDGSEWTRLTENRVLGVSEEGMVEPDVVSYTSFDGLEIEALLFKAKEENANGYTIFWPHGGPQSSERKMFRSMFQCFLNRGYNIFAPNFRGSTGYGSEFTKMVERDWGEGPRLDCLAGIEWLFDNGITDRDRLFLVGGSYGGYMALLLHGRHAEYFKAVVDIFGVSDLFTFVNSVPPHWKPMMDRWLGDPERDKERFIKDSPVTYLDGMVKPMLVIQGAKDPRVVKEESDQIVAKLSELRRDVEYLVLDDEGHGFSKKENEVNVYSRMLEFLEKHQN, from the coding sequence ATGATACATTTTGCAAAACCGACTGTGGAGCAATTTTTCAGAACGTACACAATTACGAATTTCGCTGTGAACAAGGATGAAACGAAGCTCATTTTCAATTCCAATCTAAACGGCAAGATGAATTTATGGGCGATGGACTTGCCTGGTTCTTACCCGTATTTGTTTGCTCATCGGGACGAGTCATGCAATTTTATCAAGTTCGATTCGGACAATCGGTATGTGTTGGCGGGGTATGACAATAACGGAGACGAAAACTATCAAATTTACGCCATTCCGTTTGAGGGGGGACTTCCCCAACCGCTAATTACAGGAGAAGCGGACGAGAAATATTATTTCAGTCATTTAAGTGACGATGGAAACCGAATCTATTATGTGACATCTGTCGATAATCCATCATTTTTGAATACGCATATGCACAACTTGGAAAGCGGCATCGATACATTGTTGAATCTTGGGGAGACGTCACCGACCGAACTAGCTGCAGTATCGGATGATGAAACGGCATTCGTCTACTCGCAAGCGTACGCAAATACGTATGTCGTCAGCTTCGTGAAAGTCGGGGAAGAAACATTTCACTTGACGCCGGATCCGAAGAAAGTACATGTCGCCTATGACCCTGTATTTACGGATGATAACACGATTCTTTTCGTGACGGACTATGAGAGTGATCAAACCTACATTGCGAAATTTGATGTGGCGACGAAATCCTTTTCGAAAGTGTTGGAAGTGGAAGGGGAGAGTGTCCGAACGATCAAATGGAATAAAGAAACGGGAGACATCCATTTCCTTACGATTAAAGGTGTAGTTGACAAATACTATCGCACTGATGTAAATGGTGGAAAGCTAGAAGAATGCTCCTTGCCAGTCGATGTCGTCGATCAAATCCGTATTGCAAAGTCCGGCAACGTTTACATTTTAGGTAGGAGTGCTACAGTTCCTCATAATATCTACAAATCGGAGGACGGGAGCGAGTGGACAAGACTTACTGAAAACAGAGTGCTCGGCGTGAGTGAAGAAGGCATGGTTGAACCTGACGTCGTTTCCTATACTTCGTTTGATGGTTTGGAAATCGAGGCTCTTTTATTCAAAGCGAAAGAAGAGAATGCGAATGGATACACCATCTTCTGGCCGCACGGCGGTCCGCAGTCGTCCGAACGCAAAATGTTCCGTTCGATGTTCCAATGTTTCCTGAATAGAGGCTATAACATTTTTGCACCGAACTTCCGAGGAAGCACGGGCTATGGCTCGGAATTCACGAAAATGGTCGAGCGGGATTGGGGAGAAGGCCCACGCCTGGACTGTCTGGCAGGAATCGAGTGGTTGTTCGACAATGGCATCACAGACCGGGACCGCCTATTCCTCGTAGGTGGCAGCTATGGCGGCTATATGGCGTTGCTGCTGCACGGTCGTCATGCAGAATACTTCAAGGCGGTAGTGGACATTTTTGGAGTGTCCGATTTATTTACATTCGTCAATTCCGTTCCGCCTCACTGGAAGCCGATGATGGATCGATGGTTAGGCGACCCGGAGCGGGATAAGGAGCGCTTCATCAAAGATTCACCTGTCACGTATCTCGACGGTATGGTGAAGCCGATGTTGGTCATCCAAGGTGCGAAGGATCCGCGTGTCGTGAAAGAAGAATCTGACCAGATTGTCGCGAAGTTGTCCGAATTACGACGCGATGTTGAATATCTGGTATTGGATGACGAAGGGCATGGGTTCTCGAAGAAAGAAAATGAAGTAAACGTGTATAGCCGCATGCTGGAGTTTTTGGAGAAGCATCAAAACTGA
- a CDS encoding DUF4190 domain-containing protein → MEGEHQQTNGMAVSSLVLGILGVVLNLIPLIPYLLGILAIIFGVAGKEKQIGKGMAVAGIILGSITLAMKVFFWIFIFLAGGLNY, encoded by the coding sequence GTGGAAGGTGAACATCAACAAACAAACGGGATGGCGGTCAGTTCGCTTGTATTGGGGATTTTAGGAGTCGTGTTGAATCTTATACCTCTCATTCCTTATCTATTGGGTATTCTAGCGATCATCTTTGGTGTCGCAGGGAAGGAAAAACAGATTGGTAAAGGGATGGCGGTTGCAGGGATTATTTTAGGAAGCATCACGTTGGCGATGAAAGTCTTCTTTTGGATATTTATTTTTCTAGCAGGAGGCCTGAACTATTAA
- a CDS encoding DUF4870 domain-containing protein — translation MNENEKEKPQEKTNQPAKAEGNKTSIGLTENVGGLLCYIFIIGLIFLFVEKENRFIRFHALQSVFMSIVILLISIVLGFIPFFGAFASLLLSPLAFVLMIFMMYQAYQGNYYKLPFIGDVVENQLEKP, via the coding sequence TTGAATGAAAATGAAAAGGAAAAACCGCAAGAAAAGACTAATCAACCTGCCAAAGCTGAAGGCAACAAAACCTCTATCGGATTAACAGAGAACGTGGGAGGATTGCTTTGCTATATTTTTATCATCGGTCTCATTTTTCTGTTTGTGGAAAAAGAAAACCGTTTCATCCGATTCCACGCTTTGCAATCCGTATTTATGTCAATTGTAATTCTTTTGATCAGCATTGTATTGGGCTTCATTCCATTCTTCGGTGCCTTTGCAAGCCTGTTATTAAGTCCGCTCGCATTTGTGCTTATGATCTTTATGATGTATCAAGCTTATCAAGGAAACTATTATAAGCTTCCGTTCATTGGAGACGTAGTGGAGAATCAATTGGAAAAGCCATAA
- a CDS encoding VLRF1 family aeRF1-type release factor: MSLSEELKKLKEFECDSRCVLSVYLNTNPADPEQQNGAWKIHLKNGLKRIHEYLEASKDEKEIKAYKKLKEKVTKEIENNQNDLNKGVVIFASLDPELWSVHYVQVQVKTSFHWEDHPVVEEMEYMLKAYPEAGIILPSFGDVRILDTAMGFVNDEKTYEFDSGLEVWKEQQSVRSSLQRGAGGGQSDGLDDRLRENLERFYKELGVTVEKMRKDRNWKELYVVGEAELANSFAKTLRTKPNNCIYKNLNNVESKKVLHQVFEK; this comes from the coding sequence ATGTCACTAAGTGAAGAACTGAAGAAATTGAAGGAATTCGAATGTGATTCTCGCTGTGTGTTGAGTGTGTACTTAAATACGAACCCTGCAGACCCGGAACAACAAAATGGAGCATGGAAAATCCATTTGAAGAACGGTTTGAAGCGCATCCACGAGTATTTAGAAGCGTCCAAAGATGAAAAAGAAATTAAAGCGTATAAAAAACTGAAGGAAAAAGTAACGAAGGAAATCGAAAACAATCAAAACGACTTGAATAAAGGGGTCGTTATTTTTGCGTCTTTAGATCCTGAATTATGGTCAGTTCATTATGTGCAAGTGCAAGTAAAGACAAGCTTCCACTGGGAAGACCATCCGGTAGTTGAAGAAATGGAGTATATGTTAAAGGCTTATCCAGAGGCGGGCATCATCCTACCGAGCTTTGGAGATGTGCGTATTTTGGATACGGCGATGGGATTTGTGAATGACGAGAAGACTTATGAATTCGACTCGGGTCTAGAAGTGTGGAAAGAGCAACAAAGCGTGCGTTCATCATTACAACGCGGTGCTGGAGGAGGCCAGAGTGATGGCCTCGATGATCGTCTACGAGAAAATCTTGAACGTTTTTATAAAGAACTTGGCGTAACCGTCGAAAAGATGCGGAAAGATCGTAACTGGAAGGAATTATACGTAGTCGGCGAAGCGGAATTAGCAAACTCATTTGCCAAAACGCTTCGAACTAAGCCGAACAACTGCATTTATAAGAACCTGAACAATGTCGAATCCAAAAAAGTGCTCCATCAAGTTTTTGAAAAATAG
- a CDS encoding PepSY domain-containing protein, with product MNNINETNNVNPNWEGNWQNPRFRRISMVRAIEIALQRVPGEAIKAELEFDDGVLQYEIEIRTNQGAKYEVRVDAVTGQVLRVKLD from the coding sequence ATGAATAACATTAACGAAACGAATAACGTGAATCCTAATTGGGAAGGCAACTGGCAAAATCCAAGATTCCGCCGAATCTCAATGGTTCGGGCAATAGAGATTGCGTTGCAGCGTGTGCCTGGTGAAGCCATCAAGGCCGAATTGGAATTTGATGACGGTGTTTTGCAATATGAAATTGAAATCCGGACAAATCAAGGCGCTAAATATGAAGTGAGAGTAGATGCAGTAACCGGGCAAGTTCTGAGGGTGAAATTGGATTAA
- a CDS encoding YfhD family protein, producing MGRDNHNNKTGGNNKNSLPQTPKNQKIKPGDMNEEIAKEFAELRKAKKKKQ from the coding sequence ATGGGAAGAGATAACCATAATAATAAAACAGGCGGAAACAACAAAAATTCCTTGCCACAAACGCCAAAAAACCAGAAAATCAAACCTGGTGATATGAATGAAGAGATCGCGAAGGAATTTGCCGAGCTGCGTAAGGCGAAAAAGAAAAAACAATAA
- a CDS encoding protein phosphatase 2C domain-containing protein produces the protein MGSEKDFIDEKDVQLVERLVVGRFGGNSSAGQYKNEDGCVVWVGADWEFATILDAHYSAESAELIIRTLEEFEHELIRLILLPGFHHVKEKLLSIFQSAEFLDQCKRVKGETACLICIRKENYLWWFSVGDCVVYVFHPDLIGLNQFQLNQRQFYEWIGNVNTFGKAIPCFSSGVRELREGVNRIFITTDGLLECPGEPFSNSMELVNILDAGQLKTAFSLIQNKIEECNVRDSTTMIGWTVKISKQGSIPSDLVEVK, from the coding sequence GTGGGAAGTGAAAAGGATTTTATTGACGAGAAAGATGTTCAATTGGTTGAGCGCTTGGTGGTTGGTCGGTTTGGTGGAAATTCCTCCGCCGGTCAATATAAAAATGAGGATGGCTGCGTTGTTTGGGTAGGAGCTGATTGGGAATTTGCAACGATTTTAGACGCGCATTATAGTGCCGAAAGTGCTGAACTGATCATTCGGACATTAGAAGAGTTCGAACATGAACTTATAAGATTGATATTGTTGCCGGGATTTCACCATGTGAAAGAAAAGCTTCTATCCATCTTCCAAAGTGCCGAATTTCTTGATCAATGCAAGAGGGTCAAAGGAGAGACGGCTTGTCTGATCTGTATCCGTAAAGAAAACTATCTATGGTGGTTCTCTGTCGGAGATTGCGTAGTGTACGTTTTTCATCCTGATTTAATTGGGCTGAATCAATTCCAGTTGAATCAGAGGCAGTTCTATGAGTGGATTGGCAATGTAAATACGTTTGGAAAAGCCATCCCATGCTTCTCTTCAGGAGTTCGGGAATTACGGGAAGGGGTCAATCGCATCTTTATTACGACGGATGGCTTACTTGAATGTCCGGGTGAACCCTTTTCGAATTCAATGGAGCTAGTAAATATATTGGATGCCGGCCAACTTAAAACTGCCTTCTCTTTAATTCAGAATAAAATTGAAGAGTGCAATGTAAGAGACAGTACGACCATGATTGGCTGGACGGTGAAAATATCGAAACAAGGCAGCATTCCAAGCGACCTTGTTGAAGTTAAGTGA
- a CDS encoding HIT family protein has protein sequence MECFICKKHRGELQTDGITIYEDEFVYVGHIDNNGQPGYLGHLMIDLKRHAPTLGDMNEEEAKAFGSIIARVSKALMVTEGAEHIYSIVSGNSVPHLHMHIVPRYPGTPEQFWGPMAVREWFEAPIGGNREIIKLCERIRSYLVGADA, from the coding sequence ATGGAATGTTTCATTTGCAAAAAACATCGGGGAGAATTACAAACGGATGGCATCACAATCTATGAAGATGAGTTTGTATACGTTGGCCATATTGACAATAATGGACAACCCGGTTATCTAGGACATCTGATGATTGACCTAAAAAGACATGCGCCAACACTTGGAGATATGAATGAGGAAGAAGCGAAGGCGTTTGGAAGTATAATAGCACGAGTGAGCAAGGCACTCATGGTGACTGAAGGGGCGGAGCATATTTACTCTATCGTATCTGGAAATTCTGTCCCTCACTTGCATATGCATATTGTTCCGCGCTATCCGGGTACCCCCGAACAATTTTGGGGACCAATGGCAGTCCGTGAATGGTTCGAAGCACCAATTGGAGGGAATCGCGAGATAATCAAGTTATGTGAACGTATCCGCTCGTACTTGGTGGGAGCCGATGCATAA
- a CDS encoding cupin domain-containing protein yields MKIIRLDELEGKNITQYDSRMIMRKILMTEKPSHVGIMDLPKNGLVGYHEASVPQMVIILEGEGWVRTGNEEKVKVSAGDVVLWGKGEGHETTTENGMKAIIIESEGLDIGSF; encoded by the coding sequence ATGAAGATAATCCGTTTGGACGAACTAGAGGGGAAAAACATCACACAGTATGATTCAAGAATGATCATGAGAAAAATCCTGATGACTGAAAAGCCATCACATGTCGGGATAATGGATTTACCCAAAAATGGATTAGTTGGATATCACGAAGCATCGGTCCCTCAAATGGTGATCATTCTTGAAGGCGAAGGCTGGGTCCGGACAGGTAATGAAGAAAAGGTGAAGGTCTCGGCAGGGGATGTCGTCTTATGGGGAAAAGGGGAAGGCCATGAAACGACAACGGAAAATGGAATGAAAGCAATTATCATTGAATCTGAAGGATTGGATATTGGCTCGTTTTAG
- a CDS encoding NUDIX hydrolase produces the protein MGHVSELRNLIGSRPIILVGANVIVVDSENRILLQLRTDNNCWGLPGGSMDFGESLEDVAKRELYEETNLIANELLFFNVYSGKELYYRYPHGDKVYNVVATFVCRCFQGELKCDENEGVKLNFFHCKDLPENLSNPDKPMIRDFVRKLNTEIPIQGGGGWK, from the coding sequence ATGGGACATGTAAGTGAATTGAGAAACCTAATTGGTTCACGGCCAATTATCTTGGTTGGTGCGAATGTAATTGTAGTTGATTCAGAGAATCGAATCCTTTTACAACTTCGGACGGATAATAACTGCTGGGGGTTACCCGGGGGTTCAATGGATTTCGGAGAATCCTTGGAAGATGTGGCAAAGCGGGAGCTCTATGAGGAAACGAATCTAATTGCAAACGAATTATTATTTTTCAACGTCTATTCTGGAAAGGAACTTTATTATCGATATCCACATGGTGATAAAGTGTATAACGTTGTAGCTACATTCGTTTGCCGGTGTTTCCAAGGGGAATTGAAATGTGATGAAAATGAAGGTGTGAAGCTGAATTTCTTTCATTGCAAAGACCTTCCTGAGAATTTAAGTAATCCAGATAAACCAATGATAAGGGACTTTGTTCGAAAATTGAACACTGAAATTCCCATACAAGGTGGAGGGGGATGGAAATGA
- a CDS encoding VOC family protein yields MNPKLLRVGTMYIPVFNVERAASWYVDKLDAQLTYQDQDKAILNLADQSFFLVHAKENETANFSDVYGNERFSLTFEVDGEEALKMLHEELMERDVKVGEIEKRGHAGINFVFSDVDGNRFDVWSELSPAFKRD; encoded by the coding sequence GTGAACCCTAAATTACTTAGGGTTGGCACTATGTATATTCCTGTATTCAATGTTGAACGGGCAGCCTCTTGGTACGTTGATAAGTTAGATGCACAATTGACTTATCAGGATCAAGACAAGGCGATATTGAATTTGGCCGATCAAAGTTTCTTTTTGGTGCATGCAAAAGAAAATGAGACTGCTAACTTCTCAGATGTGTACGGGAATGAGCGCTTTTCCCTCACTTTTGAAGTCGATGGGGAAGAGGCTTTAAAAATGCTTCATGAAGAATTAATGGAGCGGGATGTGAAGGTAGGAGAGATTGAAAAAAGAGGACATGCAGGTATCAATTTTGTATTCTCGGATGTAGACGGAAATCGATTTGATGTGTGGAGCGAGTTAAGTCCTGCATTTAAAAGAGATTGA
- a CDS encoding SRPBCC family protein: protein MKQWTKEIVIDAPIEHVWKYLDGSLENMQKIMPQVVSNEPVTLTEEKVGSIYLQKYKEGKRVMEYEVETLDYLDAPSEKKMKVGFTLGGMFEITAGYDLVKVDDDKTRFIYTTTNRPLKWFVKLFLLFANDKVVVDFVQRVKRVAEEEGRQQ from the coding sequence ATGAAGCAGTGGACGAAGGAAATTGTGATTGATGCGCCGATTGAGCATGTTTGGAAGTACCTTGACGGCTCATTGGAAAACATGCAAAAGATTATGCCGCAAGTCGTCTCGAATGAACCCGTCACCCTTACAGAAGAAAAGGTTGGAAGTATTTATTTACAAAAGTATAAAGAAGGCAAGCGAGTCATGGAGTATGAGGTTGAAACACTCGACTATTTAGATGCTCCAAGCGAAAAAAAGATGAAAGTCGGCTTTACGCTTGGTGGAATGTTTGAGATAACGGCTGGATATGACCTTGTAAAGGTTGATGATGATAAAACTAGATTTATATATACAACAACTAACAGACCGTTGAAATGGTTCGTAAAGTTATTTTTACTGTTTGCAAATGATAAAGTTGTTGTCGATTTTGTTCAGCGAGTAAAAAGGGTTGCGGAAGAAGAGGGGAGACAACAATGA
- a CDS encoding NUDIX hydrolase: MGYIEDLRKIVGHRPLIFVGSVVVIVDEQGRLLLQQRRFPEGAWGIPGGLMELGESTEDVARRELFEETQLLVDELKLINVYSGPEHFVRAANGDEFFVVTTAYYAENTKGDLVVDQGESIQFNYFHPHELPENIVKSHREILDEFLLKHYSFLSTVN, translated from the coding sequence ATGGGGTATATAGAAGATCTACGAAAAATTGTTGGACATCGGCCACTAATATTTGTCGGTTCGGTCGTAGTCATTGTTGATGAACAGGGAAGACTATTGCTGCAACAGCGGAGATTTCCCGAAGGTGCTTGGGGAATTCCTGGCGGATTAATGGAATTAGGGGAATCGACGGAGGATGTGGCGAGACGTGAGCTATTCGAGGAGACTCAGCTGCTAGTGGATGAATTGAAATTGATCAATGTTTATTCCGGCCCAGAACATTTCGTTCGAGCCGCAAATGGGGATGAATTCTTTGTAGTGACAACCGCTTATTATGCGGAAAATACAAAAGGGGACTTAGTGGTCGATCAGGGTGAATCCATTCAATTTAACTATTTTCATCCTCATGAGTTGCCTGAGAATATCGTGAAAAGTCATAGGGAGATATTGGACGAATTTCTTTTAAAACATTATTCATTTTTGAGTACCGTTAACTAG
- the dnaN gene encoding DNA polymerase III subunit beta, whose protein sequence is MRFTINNSLFTKIVSELHKLCSNKTLLPILSGIKIEANKDGAVLTGGNSEVFIEKKIPLQINGETVVEVHEAGSVVVLSKHFMNLLKKLPDDIEISSDNMQSVLIRSGDIITRLNGLAAVEYPKLPEIKILYSVEADFSSLREVVKQTIFAVSKSEAKPVLTGVKMEFEKNKLICTATDSHRLSRSEIRITNSEGSHSFVVPSKSLMELLHLKESGFATVHISIAKNMIVFSTGNTILYSVLIEGNYPNTKSLIPTGIVTKMTLNTKALIAGIDRACVFSEEWKHNNVHLSMIETNVLKIATLSTGIGMIEEKQRLSRVEGIPAIDMTFDGRFLLEALKEIQEEQVTISFCGLMKPAVIEPEGNSSYVQLISPLRT, encoded by the coding sequence ATGAGATTCACCATAAATAACTCTTTATTTACGAAGATTGTTTCCGAACTCCATAAATTATGTTCGAATAAAACTCTGCTCCCGATCCTGTCTGGAATAAAAATAGAAGCAAACAAAGACGGCGCTGTTTTAACTGGCGGAAATTCAGAAGTGTTTATTGAAAAGAAAATCCCTTTGCAGATAAATGGAGAAACAGTCGTTGAAGTGCATGAAGCTGGAAGCGTTGTTGTATTGTCAAAGCATTTTATGAATCTCCTAAAAAAACTGCCTGATGACATTGAGATCTCATCTGACAATATGCAGTCAGTACTCATTAGGTCTGGTGATATTATAACGAGACTGAATGGCTTAGCTGCAGTCGAGTATCCAAAACTGCCGGAGATCAAAATACTTTATTCTGTTGAGGCTGATTTTTCCTCGTTAAGAGAAGTGGTCAAACAGACGATATTTGCTGTCTCTAAAAGTGAAGCGAAGCCGGTGCTAACAGGTGTGAAGATGGAGTTTGAAAAGAATAAGCTTATTTGTACTGCAACTGACTCTCATCGCCTGTCGCGTAGCGAGATACGAATCACTAACAGTGAAGGGTCTCATTCATTCGTTGTTCCAAGTAAAAGCTTAATGGAACTATTACATTTGAAAGAATCCGGCTTTGCTACAGTACATATTTCGATAGCGAAGAATATGATTGTGTTTTCAACAGGAAACACGATCTTGTATTCTGTATTAATTGAAGGGAACTATCCGAACACCAAATCATTAATTCCGACCGGCATTGTGACGAAGATGACGTTGAACACAAAGGCGTTGATAGCAGGGATTGACCGGGCTTGCGTCTTTTCTGAGGAATGGAAGCATAACAATGTGCACTTGTCGATGATTGAGACTAATGTTTTGAAAATAGCAACACTCTCAACAGGAATCGGAATGATCGAAGAAAAACAAAGATTAAGCAGGGTAGAAGGGATCCCAGCTATTGATATGACCTTCGACGGTAGATTTTTACTTGAAGCGTTAAAAGAGATACAGGAAGAACAGGTGACAATCAGTTTTTGTGGATTGATGAAACCGGCTGTCATTGAGCCGGAAGGTAATTCGTCGTACGTGCAGTTGATTTCACCATTGCGAACATAA
- a CDS encoding DUF2087 domain-containing protein, whose amino-acid sequence MKERFHVTEIEREKVLKSYFRKGLDGPLDTFPSKDKRKYIIAQEIIRRFEVGKVYLEKEINAILKEIYPDFATIRRFFIDSGFMHRTDDGKEYWIDG is encoded by the coding sequence ATGAAAGAGAGATTTCATGTTACTGAAATAGAAAGAGAGAAAGTGTTAAAAAGTTATTTTAGAAAAGGATTAGATGGTCCGCTTGATACGTTTCCAAGCAAAGACAAAAGAAAGTATATCATTGCCCAAGAAATAATTCGGCGATTCGAAGTTGGTAAAGTGTATTTGGAAAAGGAGATAAATGCGATTCTTAAAGAGATTTATCCAGACTTTGCAACCATTCGACGCTTCTTTATCGACTCTGGGTTCATGCATCGTACCGATGATGGGAAGGAGTATTGGATTGATGGTTAA